In Equus caballus isolate H_3958 breed thoroughbred chromosome 7, TB-T2T, whole genome shotgun sequence, one DNA window encodes the following:
- the LOC138925241 gene encoding zinc finger protein 669-like — protein sequence MESVEPSYMGALALWVGLRKAPAFTSPLVPGSASRVLRLSASWWLCRSCFQRFTCTCRGGRRKDSGDPGALGMDSVAIEDVAVNFTPEEWALLDPSQTRLYRDVMWETFRHLASVGITWEDHDIKD from the exons CGCTGGCGCTGTGGGTGGGGCTACGCAAGGCACCCGCGTTTACGTCCCCGTTGGTTCCAGGTTCAGCATCCCGTGTCCTGCGCTTGAGTGCTTCCTGGTGGCTGTGCCGCAGCTGCTTTCAGCGTTTTACCTGCACTTGCCGTGGGGGTCGTAGGAAGGACTCGGGGGACCCAGGAGCCCTAGGAATG GACTCAGTGGCCATTGAGGACGTGGCTGTGAACTTCACCCCAGAGGAGTGGGCTTTACTGGATCCTTCACAGACGAGACTGTACAGAGATGTGATGTGGGAAACCTTCAGGCACCTGGCCTCAGTAG GAATAACTTGGGAAGATCATGATATTAAAGATTAG